From Desulfonatronum thioautotrophicum, the proteins below share one genomic window:
- a CDS encoding PaaI family thioesterase, protein MTAQFPTGSPEALPIQHQYAQELSHCYGCGRNNPDGLQVQSHWDGQTAVARYTPRPEHIAVPGFVYGGLLASLVDCHGVGTAAAAAGLRHAEGTQLGRFVTASLHVDFLRPTPLGVQLELRGRVREHKRRKVVVDVEVLAGDVITVRGEGGAAPMPAGMELA, encoded by the coding sequence ATGACGGCACAGTTCCCGACAGGGTCTCCGGAGGCATTGCCCATCCAGCACCAATACGCCCAAGAACTCAGCCATTGTTATGGGTGCGGGCGAAACAACCCGGATGGGTTGCAGGTGCAAAGCCACTGGGACGGCCAGACAGCCGTGGCCAGATACACCCCCAGGCCCGAGCATATTGCCGTTCCAGGCTTTGTCTATGGAGGATTGCTGGCTTCGCTGGTGGACTGTCACGGTGTCGGGACAGCCGCCGCGGCGGCCGGATTACGCCATGCCGAAGGAACACAGCTGGGGCGGTTTGTCACGGCATCGCTGCACGTGGATTTTCTCCGTCCAACCCCGCTTGGTGTTCAGCTGGAACTGCGCGGCAGGGTCAGGGAGCACAAACGCCGCAAGGTGGTGGTGGATGTGGAAGTCCTGGCGGGTGACGTGATCACGGTCCGGGGGGAGGGGGGGGCCGCGCCCATGCCCGCGGGCATGGAACTGGCCTGA